ACCAGAGAACGACGACGTCCGCTAAGTCGGGCGCCCGGCCCGCCTCTTCGGAGGGGTGCCAAATGTGAGACACACCGCATTTTCGAAGTAACACGCCTGTTCTGCGCCCGTTCAAGGGGTCACATAGGCTGCGGGGGAACGTACCACGGCCACAACATGAGACAATCGACCAGTGGCACGTGGCGACGGAAAACTTTCTCATGATCTTCTCCCCGGCGAAAAAGGCCCTCAGGACGCTTGTGGCGTCTTTGGGGTTTGGGCTCCCGGTGAAGAAGTAGCAAAACTCACCTATTACGGGCTGTATGCGCTGCAGCACCGCGGACAAGAATCGGCTGGTATAGCTACCAGTGACGGCAAGCGCATCAATGTCTATAAGGACATGGGGCTTGTGTCCCAGGTCTTCGATGAGACAACCCTGAACACCCTTACCGGGCACTTGGCCGTTGGCCACTGCCGGTACTCCACCACCGGTGCAAGCCACTGGGCCAACGCGCAGCCAACCCTGGGTGCGACAGCAACCGGCACGGTTGCCTTGGCCCACAACGGCAACCTGACCAACACCGCTGAGCTCCGGGAAATGATCCTTGAGCGCAACGACGGCCAGCTGACCGGTGAGATGAAGCAGGGCAACACCTCGGACACCGCCCTGGTGACCGCTCTCTTGGAGGGTGAAGAGGGCAAGACCCTCGAGCAGACTGCACTGGAGCTGCTGCCCAAGATCAAGGGTGGCTTCTGCTTCGTCTTCATGGACGAAGGAACGCTCTACGCAGCCCGCGATACCTATGGCATCCGCCCGCTGTGTCTTGGCCGCCTGGACCGCGGCTGGGTTGTCGCTTCCGAGCAGGCAGGCCTGGCCACTGTTGGTGCGAGCTTCATTCGCGAGATCGAGCCTGGTGAATTCATTGCCATCGACGAGGACGGCGTCCGTTCGCAGCGCTTCGCCGAGGCAACTCCCGCCGGCTGTGTCTTCGAATACGTCTACCTCGCCCGCCCGGACGCTGCCATCGCCGGCCGCTCCGTGTACGAGGCACGCGTTGAGATGGGCCGCCAGTTGGCCCGCGAAAACACGCACGAGGCCGACCTCGTCATTCCCGTTCCCGAGTCCGGTACCCCGGCAGCCGTTGGGTACGCCGAACAATCCGGAATCCCCTTTGCCCATGGCTTCGTCAAGAACGCCTACGTGGGCCGCACATTCATCCAGCCGTCGCAGACCTTGCGCCAGCTGGGTATCCGGCTCAAGCTCAATGCCCTGGAATCCGTGATCCGGGGCAAGCGCATCGTGGTGGTGGACGATTCAATCGTTCGCGGCAACACCCAGCGCGCCATCGTCCGGATGCTCCGGGAAGCCGGTGCCGCCGCGGTGCACGTCAAGATTTCTTCCCCTCCTGTCCAGTGGCCCTGCTTCTACGGCATCGACTTCGCGTCCCGCGCGGAACTGATCGCCAACGGCGCCACCATCGAGGAGATTTCCCAGGCGATCGGCGCTGACTCGCTGGCCTACATCTCCGAAGACGGCATGATCGGCGCTACCCAGCAGCCGCGCGAACGCCTCTGCACGGCCTGCTTCACCGGCAAGTACCCCATCGAGCTGCCGCACGCAGACAAGTTGGGCAAGAACCTGCTGGAACGCACGGACCTGGGCGGCTTGGAACCGGCCGCTCAGTCCGAGACCGTGGACGATTCCGAGGACCCTGCCGAGAAGCCGGGCGCCACGGGTTGCGATCCCGGACCCGACGCCGAATTCGAGAACCTGCTGACCGACGCTGATCGTTTGACCGACGCCGACAAGAAAGAGTCTGTATGAGCTCCGCAACACCCGCCGCTGGAAGCACCCCGAACACAACAGGCATCACCTATGCTTCTGCTGGTGTCGACGTTGAAGCGGGCGACCGCGCAGTCGAACTCATGAAGGGCGCCATCAAGGCGACGCACAACTCTTCGGTGATTGGCGGTGTCGGCGGTTTCGCTGGCCTGTACGACGTCTCCAAGCTGCTGACCTACAAGAAGCCGCTGCTGGCCACGTCCACTGACGGTGTTGGCACCAAGGTAGCCATCGCGCAGGCCATGGACATCCACGACACCATCGGTTTCGACCTGGTGGGCATGGTGGTGGACGACATCGTGGTTGTAGGTGCTGAGCCGCTCTACATGACCGACTACATCGCGTGCGGCAAGGTTGTTCCGGAGCGGATCGCAGACATCGTCCGTGGTATCGCTGCTGCCTGCTCCGTTGCCGGCACCGCCCTTGTTGGTGGCGAAACCGCTGAGCACCCGGGCCTCCTGGGTGAGCACGAGTACGACGTCGCAGGTGCCGCAACCGGCATCGTCGAGGCCGACGCCCTGCTCGGTCCGGACCGCGTCCGCGCCGGCGACGTCGTGATCGGCATGGCCTCTTCCGGCCTGCACTCCAACGGCTACTCCCTGGTCCGCCGCGTCATCAACCACGCCGGTTGGGCCCTGGACCGCCAGGTTTCCGAGCTCGGCCGCACCCTGGGCGAAGAGCTCCTGGAGCCTACCCGCGTTTACGCAGCCGACTGCCTGGACCTTGCCCGCACCTTCCCCGTTACTGGCGGCGCGGCAGTCCACGGCTTCAGCCACGTCACCGGTGGTGGCCTGGCCGCCAACTTGGCCCGCGTCCTTCCGCAGGGCCTGGTGGCAACTGTTGACCGCAACACCTGGGAACTCCCGGCCATCTTCAAGCTGGTCTCCGAGCTGGGCAACGTGCCGTTGGCCGACCTGGAGCGCACGCTGAACCTCGGCGTGGGCATGGTTGCCATTGTTTCCGCCGAAGCAGCAGACGCTGCAGTGGCCCGCCTCAATGACCGCGGCCTTCCGTCCTGGGTCATGGGCACCGTTTCGGCTGACAGCGACTCGATCGACAAGACCGGCCCGGACTACGTGCAGGGTGCCAAGGGCGTCGACGGCGGCGCTGTCCGTTTGGTGAACGCGTACGCCTAAGCGGTATATCGCTTCATAAAAGGAGCGGCCGGGCAGTCTTGGACTGCCCGGCCGCTATTTTTTGTCACTTGGTTCTAAGTCTGGATCAGGCTCAGGACTCCGCCCTGCGGATCCTGGATGGTGGCCAGCGATCCCGTCTCCGGCTTGTCCTCCGGTTCCACGAGGAGCTCGCCCCCGGCTGCGACTGCCGCTTCCACGGCTTTGCGCAGGTCCGCCACACCGAAGTAGATCTGCCACCCAGCTTCGTCGCCCTCATCGGCAGGAACGATGCCAGCCACTTCGTCGCCCTTGACCATCAGCGTGCTGTAGCTGCCGCCGTCGTCCTGGGGATATTCGGTGACCTCATGACCGAAAAGCTGCTGGAAAAACGCGACGGCGGACTGCGGCTCGGGCGTCAACAGTTCAGCCCACGCCAATGCGCCGGGCTCGTTGAACAGGTGGCTTCCCACATGCGTTCCAGCCTGCCAAACGCCAGTGGTTCCGCCGCCGGGAGGTTCGATGAACGCCAGGACCCCCGTGTCCGCGACGGCCTCGGGACCAAACTGGAGCTTGCCGCCTGCGTGAACGGCGTCGTCGGCAATTTCGTCAGTGTCCGTGGCGGCGATATAGATGTTCCATTGGCCATGCGTTCCGGCCGCCTCCTGCATGGGGTTCTGCGGTGCGATCACGGCCACCAGTTGATCCTTGACGAAGGCTTGCGCGTAGCTTCGGCCATCAGGAGTGGGAAGATCCTTGAAACTCCACCCGAAGACCTGTTGATAGAAATCCTTGGCCGCGGCCACATCCCTGGTCTGGAGGTCAGCCCAGCACGGCTCACCGCTGGCGTAGTGTTTCCGTGCCGTCATGCTGCGAGTCCCGTCATGATGCTGAATGCTGCCCCGGCAGGATCCATGAGGACGGCCATGCGACCCACTCCCGGCACGTCGAAGGCCGGGGCAATGACGTGGCTGCCCAACTCAACGGCCTGTTCCACCGTGGCATCAATATCCACCACGTTGAAGTAGGTCATCCAGAACGGCGACAACCCCTCAATGGGCAGCTTCAGGGCACCCGCAACTCGTCGTCCCTCCACCAGCAGGCTGGTGTACTCCTGCAGGTCACCGGCCGGTTCAGTTTCGCTGGTGCACCCTGTCACAGCCTCGTAGAACGCTACTGCCTTGGGGACGTCATGTGTTTGCAGCTCATTCCAAATCATGGTGCCCGGTTCATTTACCAGGCCTGATCCCGGGTGGTTGCCAGCTTCCCAGAATCCGATCTGTGCTCCGGTGGGATCTGTGGCGAAGAACATACGCCCTGAACCGTTTGGGACGGAATCAGGAGGGGAAAGCAGGGTTCCTCCAGCCGTTTCCACGCGCTGCGCCGCGTCATCTGCCGAGTCCACCGCCAGGTAATTTGCCCAGTAGGACGGCATCCCTTCCGGGGCATCCGGCATCTGCTGCATCATGCCGGCGATGTAACGGCCCTTGAGCTTGGCCATGTAGTAGGTCATGCCGTTCCCGGCGTCCATGGCATCCAGCTCCCATCCGAAGAGGCCGCTGTAGAACTTCCTGGAAACGTCGATGTCGTTGGAGGAAAGGTCCACCCAACATGGTGTCCCCTGTTTGTACCTGTCAGCCTCCGGCATGGCGTTCCTTTCGATGCGCTCGAACCTCCAGCCTACGCAAAAAAGGGCCCCCAGGGTACGCCAATGAATGACGTGCCCTGGGGGCCTTTTTTCAAAAGATATACGGCATCCGAAAATGCGCGTTGACCTTGAAGTACGACGGCGGTGCGCTACTCAGTGCCTACGGCACCTGTTGGTTGCGACAGCTATCCGATCCGGCGGGTGTCAACCTCGTCGTCGTCGTCTTCCGCGTACTTGTCCTCATAAGCCGAATAGTCCGGCTCCGGGGGATCGTCGGGGAAGTGGCTCTTGACACGACTGGACGGACCCGTGAGCTCCCGCTCAAGTGCCGAATAGTCAGTGTTCGGGGAGTAGTACTTAATATCCCGAGCCTGCTTGGTAGCTTTTGCCTTTTGACGGCCGCGCCCCATGGCGTGACCCCCTTTTGTACTTGGACCGGAGGTGGTCACCTTGGCTATCGGTGAGGCCCCGGAATGTTTGGTCAATTTGTCGTATGTCTAGATTACATGCTTTCAGGGGTGCCTGCGCGCCACCACAGGCCCGCGCCCATGCCGACTCAGGCCAAAACCACGGCCAAACACCTCCCCGGGGGCCAAAAATTGGGTAGAGTCTGCCTCAATGCGGCGTCACAGCAGGAAGGCACACTCCGGAAATGAGCCAGGACAATACTCCACCGCGCGATGGTTCACCACGCGAAGGGGACAAGGATGGGGTGCCGCCCGCACCCAAAAGCCCGCCGCCCGCGCCTGGTGGGCAACCGCCCGCGGCTGGTGGGCAACCGCCCGCGGCTGGTGGGCAACCGCCCGCAGCCGGTGGGCAACCTCCCGCAGCCCCGTTGACGCCGCCGTCGGGACTTCAGCCGGATCCTGCACCCGAACTCGACCCCGATTTCGTGCCCGACCCAGGTTCGCAGCCGGATCCCGCCATGCCGCCCAGCGACGGGCAGGCACCTTCCTACGCGATGCCGTATCCGGGGCAGCAGCCCTATCCCGGGCAACAGCCCGATCCGGGTCAACAACCCTATCCAGGGCAAGAGCCGCCTCCGGAACCCCACGGAGATCCAGTCAAGCGGCAGCGATTGGTCATCGGCGGAATCGTGGTGGGCGTACTCGTACTCATCGGCGTGGTGATCTGGGTGCTGCTGAATCTGTTGGGAACCCGGCCCGAAGCCGCTGTCACCACCCCGAGCGCCACGGCTACCCCGGGTCCACTCCCCCGTGACGCCAACTCCAAGGACTTCCAGGTGGGCGACTGCTTCGCCGACTTTGATCCCAACGCCAGCGAGGCACGCGCCGTAGCCTGCGATACCGAACACTCGGCCCAGCTCATTGGGGTGCACGCGTACCCGGGCGACGATTCCTTCCCCGGAACCAACGCCCTGCGGGACAAGGGTCGCGAGGTGTGCAAGGCTGCGGTGGCCAAGCTCAACGATGCCGCCGAGAACTACGTGCTGCTGCAGCAGAACGTTTACCCGAGCACCACCAGTTGGGATCGGGGCGACCGCCGCGTCGATTGCTTCATCGTGGTGGACTCGGGCAACACCATCAAGGAAGATCTCTTGCAGAAGTAGCCCGCGGCTGCACTTGCATCCGGCGGGCTACTTCCTGCGAGCCTTACTTCCTGCGGACCCTACTTCCGGCGGACGGTGAGCCCCGTTCCTACCGGAGCGCCGCCGTCGGGGCCGGTCAGTGCCTCGAAGCCCTCAACCGTGAGCTCGTCCAGGTCGGCTGCGGTGTCCACCAACACGGTGTCTCCGTCGTTGATTTCACCGGCGAGGATCTCTTTGGCGAGGCGGTCGCCGATCTCCCGCTGGACGAGCCTGCGCAGCGGCCGGGCACCGTAGGCGGGATCGAACCCGGACATGGCCAACCAGGCACGTGCTCCGTCCGAAACTTCCAGGCTCAAGCGGCGATCCCGGAGTCGGTTGCTGAGCTCGGCCACGTGGAGCTCCACGATCCGGGCCAGTTCCTCCACGGAGAGTGGATCGAAGAGCACGATCTCGTCCAGGCGGTTCAGGAATTCAGGCTTGAAGGATGCCTGCACCACAGCCATGACAGCCTCGCGCTTGGCCTTGGCGTCCATGGTGGGGTCTACCAGGAACTGGCTTCCGGAGTTGGACGTCAGCACCAGGATGGTGTTGCGGAAGTCCACGGTGCGGCCCTGACCGTCGGTGAGGCGGCCGTCGTCGAGGACCTGCAGGAGGATGTCGAAGACCTCCGGGTGGGCCTTCTCCACCTCGTCCAGCAGCACCACGGAATACGGCCTGCGCCGCACAGCCTCGGTCAGCTGGCCACCCTCCTCATAGCCCACGTATCCGGGAGGGGCACCCACCAGACGGGCCACCGAGTGCTTCTCGCTGTACTCGGACATGTCGATCCGGATCATGGCGCGTTCGTCGTCAAAGAGGAAGTCCGCCAGGGCCTTTGCCAGCTCCGTCTTACCGACGCCGGTGGGGCCAAGGAACAGGAACGAACCCGTGGGGCGATTGGGATCGCTGATGCCTGCGCGGGCACGGCGCACAGCATCGGACACAGCCTGCACAGCCTTACTCTGCCCGATCAGACGTTTACCAAGCTCCTCTTCCATGTGGAGCAGCTTCTGCGACTCTCCTTGCAGCATGCGCCCGGCAGGGATGCCCGTCCAAGCGGAGATCACCTCGGCGATATCGTCAGCCGTCACGTCTTCAGCAACCATCAACTCGGGCTTTGACTCGCTCCGGGCCGACTCCTCCTCTGCAGCGGCGCTCAGCTCACGTTCCAGGGCGGGCAGCTCCCCGTAAAGGATCCGCGACGCCGATTCGAGGTCGCCTTCGCGCTGGGACTTGTCCGCCGCGGAACGCAGTTCGTCGATTTTCGCCTTGAGGTCGCCCACGCGGTTGAGCCCGGCTTTCTCAGCTTCCCAGCGCGCATTCAGGGCGCTGAGTTCCTCGTTTTTGTCGGCTTTGTCCGCGCGGAGGGCAGCCAGCCGTTCCACCGATGCGGGATCGGTCTCGCCTTGCAGAGCCAGCTCTTCCATGGTCAAACGGTCGACGGCGCGGCGGAGCTGGTCGATTTCCTCCGGCGCGGAATCGATTTCCATGCGGAGCCGGGACGCGGCCTCATCCACGAGGTCGATGGCCTTGTCCGGGAGCTGGCGTCCGGAGATATAGCGGTTGGACAGCGTCGCTGCGGCCACCAACGCCGAGTCGGCGATGGCTACCTTGTGGTGCGCCTCGTAGCGCTCCTTCAGGCCGCGGAGGATACCGATGGTGTCCTCCACGCTGGGCTCGCCCACGTAGACCTGTTGGAAGCGGCGCTCCAGCGCGGGGTCCTTCTCAATGTTCTCCCGGTACTCGTCCAAGGTGGTGGCACCGATGAGGCGAAGCTCTCCGCGGGCCAGCATGGGTTTGAGCATGTTGCCTGCATCCATGGCGCTCTCGCCAGTGGCGCCGGCTCCTACTACCGTGTGGATTTCGTCGATGAACGTGACGATCTGGCCGTTGGAGTTCTTGATCTCCTCAAGGACAGCTTTCAGGCGCTCCTCGAACTCGCCACGATACTTTGCGCCGGCCACCATGGAGGCGAGGTCCAGGGCGATGAGCGTCTTGCCGCGCAGGCTCTCCGGGACGTCACCGGCCACCATGCGCTGGGCCAAGCCCTCAACGACGGCTGTCTTGCCAACGCCGGGCTCACCGATGAGGACGGGGTTGTTCTTGGTACGGCGGCTCAGGACCTGGACAACACGGCGGATCTCGCTGTCGCGCCCGATGACCGGATCCAGCTTGCCGGAGCGCGCCACGGCAGTAAGGTCGGTACCGAACTTCTCCAGCGCCTGGAACGTATTCTCAGGGTCCGGCGAGTTGACGTTCCTGTCCCCCCGGACACCCGGCAAGGCGGCAAGCAGCGCCTCATGGGAGGCACCGGCGTCGCGCATTAGCTTTCCGACGGCGTCACTTCCGGCCGAGAGGCCCAACAGCAGATGTTCAGTGGAGACGAAGGAGTCGCCGAGTTTGTCGGCCTCGTTCTGGGCAGCCTGGATGGCCTGCATGGATTGGCGCGACAACTGCGCCTGCTGGACGGAACTGCCCGAGGACGCCGGCAGCGCCTTGATGGCCGAGCTGGCCTGCACGCTCACGGCATCAGGATCGGCGCCAGTGGCTCGCAGCAGGGCCACAGCAACGCCTTCACGCTGGTCCATCAGCGCCTTCAACAGGTGCGCGGGCTCAAGCTGCGGGTTGCCGGCAGTCGAGGCATTCATGGCGGCCGCAGAAAGGGCCTCCTGGCTTTTGGTGGTGAATTTGACGTCCAAAGAGTGCTCCCTTTCTGGAGTGGATCCGATGCTTTCAAAGTTGAGTCTACTACGCTCAACTTTGATTTCCGGCCCACTGTGTTCCATGTTTGCCCACGGCGAAACCAGTGTCCAGATAAAACCATAGCTATGTGAATAACAGGCAGCTCCCGCACCCGTAGGCTGGGGCCATGGAGACCATTTCAAGCGCGGACGAACTCGAAGAACTCATAGGCCTGCCCCTCGATCGCACACGAAAAAAGGTGCGTACTTCACTTAGCGAGTTCGATCTGCAGTGGCTGGCCGCGAGCCCCTTTTGCGTGGTGTCCACCACGGACGCCCAGGGTCGCGTGGACGCCTCTCCCAAAGGGGACCCCGCAGGATTCATCCACGTCCTGGACCACCAGACCATTGCCATCCCCGAGCGGCCCGGAAACAAGCTTGCCTTCGGTTTCCACAACATCCTGGAGAACCCCAACGTCGGCATTCTGTCCGTAGTCCCCGGCCGGACGGACACCTTGCGGATCAACGGCACGGCGCAGATTGTCCGGGATGCCGATTTCTTCGATCACATGGTGGTCAAGGGACATCGACCCCGCGCCGCCATCGTGGTCACCATTGACGAAGTCTTCACGCACTGCGGCAAAGCCTTCATGCGCAGCGGCTTGTGGCAGCCTGAAACCTGGGAACCGGAAGGGCTGCCCAGCATCGCGGTCCTGTCCAAGGCCTACACCCAGCCGGAGACACCGCTGGAAGAGCTGGAGTCCTACTACGGACCGTCTTACGCCGAGCGGATGTACCGGGACTGAACTTCACGCCGGGTACAGCGAGACCAGCGCGGACTTGACTACGAACCTCACCTCCATGCCAGGCACCAGGCCCAGATCGGCAGAGGCGGCCGGGGTGATGTCGGCGGAAAGGACCTGCGCAGCGTGCCCCAGGCTTGCGCGCACCCTGATCTGGTCGCCGTGCGGTTCAAGGTCCGTGATGACCACGGGAAAGGAGTTGCGCGGGCTGCCGTGCACCTCACCGGGAAAAACGGAAACGCTCGACGGCGGGAACGCTGCCACGCCTGCCTGGCCGGACTGGGGTGACCATCCGGGATCATGCTGGCCGGCAAAAACCCGGCCATCCGGCGTCGTAATCCTGTCCTCACTGAGGGTGCCGGCAACGAGGTTGAGCCCTGCCAAGCCGGCTGCGAAGTGGCTTCTGGGCTTTTCAAGGACCTGGCGCGTAGGGCCTTGCTCGGCGATCCTTCCGTTTTCCACCACGATGACGCGATCGGCAAGCATGTAGGCATCCAGGACGTCGTGCGTGACAATGATGGCTTTGCGGTCCTGGAGCACCCTTTTGAGCACGCGGCGCAGCAAGGGAGCCGCGTGGATATCCAGCGCAGCCATGGGCTCGTCAAGAAGGAGGAGTTCCGGTTCGGCTGCCAAGGCTCGGGCGACTGCGACGCGTTGGGCCTGCCCGCCGGACAATTGGGCGGGCTTCCTGTCGGCCAGGGGCAAGGCATCAACCTCCGCCAGCCAATGCCGGGCAGTTTCCCGTGCGTCCGCCTTCGAAGCCCCCGCACTGCGCGGTCCGAACGCCACGTTGTCCAATGCGTTCAGGTGGGGAAACAGCAGCGCTTCCTGGGCCAGCAAAGCAGTCCCCCTGAGGTGCGGTGGGCTCCACAAGTGAGTACCGCCGTCGAGGTTGAACAATGCCCGTTCACCGTTTTTCGCTGTGCGCATCGTCGCCGCCCCGGAATCCGGTCGAAGCAGGCCGGCGATCACACCCAACAGCGTCGACTTCCCGGCCCCGTTGGGGCCAAGGATGGCAACCGTCTCAGCGTCGTGAAGGCTGAGGGACATGTCGAAGTTTCTGGCGCCGAGGCTGGCCTGCAGTTCGAAGCTCACGATGGGACCTCCATGCGATTACTGCTCTGCCGGCGGCCGTAGCTGAGCCCCACCACGGCAACCGCCACCGCCACCAACACCAAGGACAGTGCGACGGCGGCATCGGCGTCGGTCTCGCGCTGCAGATAGATCTCCAACGGCAACGTGCGGGTGACACCTTCCAGGCTTCCCGCGAAGGTCAGGGTGGCTCCGAATTCGCCCAAGCTGCGTGCGAAGGACAACACCGCGCCTGACGCGAGCCCCGGCAGGACCAGTGGCAGCGTCACACGACGGAGGACCGTGGTGGGTCGCGCCCCGAGTGTCGCCGCGACGGCTTCGTATTTGTTTCCGGCGGATCGCAGTGCTCCTTCCAGGCTGACCACCAGGAACGGCAGGGCCACGAAGGTCTGAGCCAGGACCACCGCCGTGGTGGAGAAGGCGATCTGGATGCCGGCCACCTCCAGGGATTTTCCCAGCAGGCCCTGTCGTCCAAAGGTGTACAGCAACGCGATGCCCCCGACGACGGGCGGCAGCACCAGTGGTAAGAGGACAAACGCCCTCAGCAACCGCTGGCCCCTAAAGTCGCCGCGCGCCAACACCAACGCCAAAGGAACGCCCAGCACGATGCAGAGCACCGTACTGGCAGCCGAGGTCCGCAGGCTCAGGCTCAGTGCTGCGAGCGAGGAGTCCGAGGTGATGAGTGGGATGAACTGCGGCCAATTGACCTTGGCCAGCATTGCCACCAACGGCAGGACCACCAGCAGTCCTCCAACAGCGGCCACGGCATAGATCCACCGCGGGATGCCGTTGTACCCGGACGTGTCTCGTCTCATCAGCGTTCCCGGTCCGCTACGGCGTGCCGAAGCCGGCGTCGCCCAGGATCTTCTTGCCGTCGTCGCCGGTGACCATGGCAATGAATGCCGCCGCCAACGCCTTGTTCTTGCTGGTACCCACTGTGGCGATGGGGTAGGTGTTGACGGCTTGGTCTGATTCCGGGAAGGGGATGCCCTCGACCTTGTCGCCGGCTCCCTTGACGTCAGTGACATAGACCAGGCCCGCGTCGGCTTCCTGGGAGGTCACCTTACCCAGGACATCGGTCACGGACGATTCCTCGCTGACCGGGATCAAGGTGGTTCCGGTTGCCTTCTCAACGGCGTCCGCGGCTGCCCCACAGGGCACCTGACTCGCGCAGGTGACCACCTTGACTCCGGGTTTGGCCAAGTCGGCAAAGGAAGAGATCGACGCCGGATTGCTGGGTGGGACGGCAATCTCGAGGACGTTGGTGGCGAAGTCGGTCGCCGTACCGTCCACGAGTTTGGCATCGGCAAGCTTGGCCATGTTCTTGGTGTCGGCTGAGGCGAACACGTCGGCGGGGGCGCCCTGGGTGATCTGCGTGACCAGGTCGGAGGAGCCGGCGAAGCTCAGATTCACCGTGGTGCCCGGGTTCTTGGCTTCGAAGTCTTCGGCCAATTGAGTGAAGGTCGTTTTCAGGGATGCTGCGGCGAAAACGGTGATCTCTCCGGACAGCTGCCCCAACGTGCCACTGCCGCTGGTAGCAGGGACTGGCGTGCCTGAAGCGCAGCCCGCCAGGCTGGCAGCAAGGGCGCCTGCAAGCATCAGGCCGATGAGGGGCTTACGGGTGAGGCTCATACGATGCTCTTTCCCTGAGGAGTCTCGATGATGA
Above is a genomic segment from Arthrobacter sp. YN containing:
- a CDS encoding sulfate/molybdate ABC transporter ATP-binding protein, with protein sequence MSFELQASLGARNFDMSLSLHDAETVAILGPNGAGKSTLLGVIAGLLRPDSGAATMRTAKNGERALFNLDGGTHLWSPPHLRGTALLAQEALLFPHLNALDNVAFGPRSAGASKADARETARHWLAEVDALPLADRKPAQLSGGQAQRVAVARALAAEPELLLLDEPMAALDIHAAPLLRRVLKRVLQDRKAIIVTHDVLDAYMLADRVIVVENGRIAEQGPTRQVLEKPRSHFAAGLAGLNLVAGTLSEDRITTPDGRVFAGQHDPGWSPQSGQAGVAAFPPSSVSVFPGEVHGSPRNSFPVVITDLEPHGDQIRVRASLGHAAQVLSADITPAASADLGLVPGMEVRFVVKSALVSLYPA
- a CDS encoding ABC transporter permease; amino-acid sequence: MRRDTSGYNGIPRWIYAVAAVGGLLVVLPLVAMLAKVNWPQFIPLITSDSSLAALSLSLRTSAASTVLCIVLGVPLALVLARGDFRGQRLLRAFVLLPLVLPPVVGGIALLYTFGRQGLLGKSLEVAGIQIAFSTTAVVLAQTFVALPFLVVSLEGALRSAGNKYEAVAATLGARPTTVLRRVTLPLVLPGLASGAVLSFARSLGEFGATLTFAGSLEGVTRTLPLEIYLQRETDADAAVALSLVLVAVAVAVVGLSYGRRQSSNRMEVPS
- the modA gene encoding molybdate ABC transporter substrate-binding protein: MSLTRKPLIGLMLAGALAASLAGCASGTPVPATSGSGTLGQLSGEITVFAAASLKTTFTQLAEDFEAKNPGTTVNLSFAGSSDLVTQITQGAPADVFASADTKNMAKLADAKLVDGTATDFATNVLEIAVPPSNPASISSFADLAKPGVKVVTCASQVPCGAAADAVEKATGTTLIPVSEESSVTDVLGKVTSQEADAGLVYVTDVKGAGDKVEGIPFPESDQAVNTYPIATVGTSKNKALAAAFIAMVTGDDGKKILGDAGFGTP